In Desulfomonile tiedjei DSM 6799, a genomic segment contains:
- a CDS encoding ABC transporter ATP-binding protein: MIEVRGLYKTFNKDRADVHVLKDVSLTIDKGEFVSIMAPSGMGKSTLLNVLGCLDQPTSGSYQLDGVPIHDMNDDELSAIRNKKIGFVFQSFHLLPRMTAWENVILPLLYGDDDSNMKEKAVEVLTSVGLADRVDHLPKELSGGQQQRVAVARALINDPSIILADEPTGNLDSSSGEEVMNIFRKLHSEGVTLVVVTHDMDVALQADRLIQMKDGKISGDSVAKGAAPEVLR, translated from the coding sequence ATGATAGAAGTGAGGGGCCTTTACAAGACGTTTAACAAAGATAGGGCTGATGTCCATGTGCTGAAGGATGTTTCCTTGACGATCGACAAGGGAGAATTCGTTTCGATTATGGCTCCATCGGGCATGGGCAAGAGCACTCTGCTCAACGTTTTGGGATGCCTGGACCAACCGACTTCAGGCTCGTATCAACTTGATGGCGTTCCAATCCACGATATGAACGACGACGAACTCTCTGCAATACGCAACAAGAAAATCGGTTTTGTCTTCCAGTCGTTTCACTTGCTCCCAAGAATGACAGCCTGGGAAAACGTGATTCTGCCGCTCCTTTACGGCGATGACGATTCAAACATGAAAGAAAAGGCTGTTGAAGTGTTGACTTCTGTGGGGCTCGCCGACCGTGTCGATCACCTGCCCAAAGAATTGTCCGGTGGTCAGCAACAACGGGTAGCTGTCGCCAGAGCCTTAATAAACGACCCTAGCATCATTCTGGCGGATGAACCCACCGGAAATCTGGACTCAAGTTCCGGAGAAGAAGTGATGAATATATTCAGAAAGCTGCACTCTGAAGGGGTGACTCTGGTCGTCGTGACCCACGACATGGACGTGGCTCTGCAGGCAGACCGGCTGATTCAGATGAAAGACGGCAAGATCTCCGGGGATAGCGTGGCAAAGGGTGCAGCGCCGGAGGTCTTGAGATGA
- a CDS encoding peptidyl-prolyl cis-trans isomerase — MKRIGFLLLFITLISVPGYAQEKQPTDVLATVGNHTITRQMLDNIIATIPEENRVPFLTPDGRKKILDEVVSFMLLAEAAKTTEMDKEPAIKTRLDYTQTEYLAREYFRRHMAKLPQISEQELESYYKEHLSEFKPPEEVQARHILVKTEAEANKVLEQAKSGKDFAELAKKFSIDPAAARGGKLELQDGRDWLPKGTFEKSFEYALFKISKGGVGGPVKTQFGWHILKVDDRRTPETPSFVQVRAMIKNRLQDQKNAEIHKQLTEQVKQSVPVVIK; from the coding sequence ATGAAACGTATCGGATTTCTGTTGCTGTTTATCACACTCATAAGCGTTCCAGGTTACGCCCAAGAAAAACAACCGACAGACGTCCTGGCAACTGTGGGGAATCATACGATTACACGGCAAATGCTCGACAATATTATCGCAACCATTCCGGAGGAAAACCGGGTTCCGTTTTTGACTCCTGACGGCCGTAAGAAGATACTCGATGAGGTCGTGTCCTTTATGCTGCTTGCAGAGGCGGCAAAAACAACAGAAATGGACAAAGAGCCTGCCATAAAGACTCGACTGGATTACACGCAAACCGAATATCTCGCCAGAGAATATTTCCGGCGGCACATGGCAAAGCTGCCTCAAATTTCCGAACAGGAGCTGGAAAGCTATTACAAAGAACACCTGTCGGAATTCAAGCCACCGGAAGAGGTTCAGGCACGCCATATTCTCGTGAAGACCGAAGCAGAGGCGAACAAAGTTCTGGAGCAGGCAAAATCCGGTAAGGACTTCGCTGAATTAGCGAAGAAATTCTCCATAGATCCCGCTGCTGCGCGAGGTGGAAAACTTGAGCTTCAGGACGGGAGAGACTGGCTTCCGAAAGGTACGTTCGAGAAGTCCTTCGAATATGCCCTGTTCAAGATCTCCAAGGGTGGAGTTGGCGGACCGGTCAAGACCCAGTTCGGCTGGCACATCCTGAAAGTGGACGACCGGCGGACACCGGAGACACCCTCTTTCGTGCAGGTCCGTGCCATGATTAAGAACCGGCTTCAAGATCAGAAGAATGCTGAAATTCATAAGCAACTCACCGAGCAGGTCAAACAGAGTGTTCCTGTGGTGATAAAGTGA
- a CDS encoding ABC transporter permease: MAKQALGAMTDNKSRTFLMMLGVIIGVATLVVIASAVLGARADVMEKVQKWGPEGIYVVAGAGRKPGVPQTIPTTLRVEDGQAMESEISNIKEWIPTIFRRDFPVKHGNKSAFGILGATNPNWPSIWSTPVVAGRFFSDEDIEKVARVVVLGPKIARALFDDEDPIGRTVIANNNPFEVIGVIEERGTSATGLDLDSRMIIPLSTGQKRVFNQEYLVMIKIVLHDPLRTSESVDDIRALLRERHHLQSGVEDDFTLVTPIQTRDYVSKISGTFTLFLVLVSGISLIVGAIVIANIMFIAVDERRSEIGIRRAVGAAKKDILTQFLLESICIAFVGGIAGTLAGLVALKAVSTFIKLPYAIMWQPIALALVSAVIVGLFAGIQPARKAAGLNPIETLK, encoded by the coding sequence ATGGCAAAACAAGCGCTGGGAGCAATGACCGACAACAAGAGTCGGACGTTTCTTATGATGTTGGGAGTAATAATTGGAGTTGCCACTCTCGTCGTGATTGCCTCGGCGGTCCTGGGAGCCAGGGCAGACGTGATGGAAAAGGTTCAAAAGTGGGGACCAGAGGGGATCTATGTCGTAGCTGGAGCGGGAAGAAAGCCAGGCGTGCCCCAGACTATTCCGACTACACTGAGAGTTGAAGACGGTCAAGCCATGGAGTCCGAGATTTCCAACATAAAGGAATGGATCCCCACCATCTTTCGCAGGGATTTCCCGGTGAAGCACGGGAACAAAAGCGCTTTCGGCATCCTTGGCGCAACCAATCCTAACTGGCCGTCAATCTGGAGCACACCAGTAGTGGCCGGAAGATTCTTCTCTGACGAAGATATCGAAAAGGTCGCCCGGGTGGTGGTGCTTGGGCCAAAGATCGCGAGGGCCCTCTTCGACGACGAAGACCCGATTGGAAGAACAGTCATAGCCAACAATAACCCCTTTGAAGTTATCGGCGTGATAGAGGAACGAGGCACCTCAGCCACAGGATTGGACCTGGACAGCAGAATGATCATACCCCTATCCACCGGCCAGAAGCGTGTCTTCAATCAGGAATATCTTGTCATGATCAAGATCGTCTTGCACGACCCATTGCGCACTTCCGAGTCGGTCGATGATATTCGAGCATTACTGAGAGAAAGACACCACTTGCAGAGTGGCGTCGAAGACGACTTTACTCTAGTGACTCCAATACAGACCAGGGATTACGTCTCAAAGATCTCGGGGACGTTTACGCTGTTTCTTGTGCTGGTTTCAGGGATATCGCTCATAGTGGGAGCGATAGTCATAGCAAATATAATGTTCATAGCAGTAGACGAAAGACGATCCGAGATTGGCATTCGTAGAGCTGTCGGGGCAGCGAAAAAGGACATTCTGACGCAATTCCTTTTGGAAAGCATATGTATTGCATTTGTGGGTGGCATTGCGGGCACACTCGCGGGCCTCGTTGCACTGAAAGCCGTATCAACCTTTATTAAGCTGCCCTACGCGATTATGTGGCAACCGATTGCATTGGCTCTGGTGAGCGCTGTCATTGTGGGTCTTTTCGCAGGCATCCAGCCGGCCCGAAAAGCCGCAGGCCTAAACCCCATTGAGACACTCAAGTAG
- a CDS encoding DUF4331 family protein: protein MSNHFTGLNLGPPEGDTRLDLTDLYAFQVPTDPSRTVLILNCNSFAKGAEFHPDAVYRINIDNDSDAENDISFVLVFSERRDNRQLANVYLAKGADARQAEPAGELIFKDIEVSFGSNPRVFTSGPYKCFLGLRSDAFFIDFAGILNMFDHEGGKNFTGLEGSPDPNRWTGKDLFANYNVFSMAFEVPTSLLGANPRVRIWGRVSIRRDGELIPVDRAGHPTFANFFFTDEVKPEFDRSEPVHDRERFLDEAVHSLEHVGDYSDEEARAAIDAEGLLPDMLSFDPSKPGGYPNGRLLTDHVVARRLSILSHGKIPTDGLKPHSDLLFEFPYLGTPHEHPDPPPA, encoded by the coding sequence ATGTCCAATCACTTTACCGGTCTGAACCTCGGACCCCCGGAGGGAGACACTCGACTCGATCTTACCGATCTCTATGCCTTTCAAGTACCCACGGACCCGTCCAGAACGGTCCTCATTCTTAACTGCAACTCGTTCGCTAAGGGTGCCGAGTTCCACCCTGACGCGGTATATCGGATTAACATCGATAATGACAGTGACGCGGAGAACGATATCTCGTTCGTGCTGGTGTTTTCCGAGCGGCGAGACAACCGGCAGCTTGCGAACGTGTATCTGGCTAAAGGCGCTGATGCCCGCCAAGCCGAACCTGCCGGAGAACTGATTTTCAAGGATATCGAAGTGTCGTTCGGTTCCAACCCGCGCGTCTTCACGTCAGGGCCCTACAAGTGTTTCCTCGGACTGCGGAGTGATGCGTTCTTCATCGACTTCGCGGGAATCCTCAACATGTTCGACCACGAAGGAGGCAAGAACTTCACCGGCCTCGAAGGGTCTCCAGACCCGAATCGCTGGACCGGCAAAGACCTGTTCGCGAACTACAACGTGTTCAGCATGGCGTTTGAAGTGCCCACCAGCCTTTTGGGCGCCAACCCGAGAGTGCGCATTTGGGGACGGGTGAGCATACGACGTGATGGCGAGCTCATTCCCGTGGATCGGGCAGGACACCCGACTTTCGCCAACTTTTTCTTCACCGACGAAGTCAAACCGGAATTCGACCGCAGCGAGCCTGTTCACGACCGGGAGCGGTTCCTCGACGAGGCCGTGCACTCGTTGGAGCACGTGGGAGACTACTCCGATGAAGAAGCCAGAGCCGCGATCGATGCTGAAGGACTGCTGCCCGATATGCTCAGCTTCGATCCCTCCAAGCCTGGCGGGTATCCCAACGGCCGCCTGCTCACCGATCACGTCGTCGCACGCCGCCTCTCCATACTCTCTCATGGCAAGATCCCAACCGACGGGCTCAAGCCGCACTCCGACCTGCTTTTTGAGTTTCCCTACCTCGGCACGCCGCACGAGCATCCTGACCCACCCCCCGCATAG
- a CDS encoding ABC transporter permease, with product MKHFRGTKIALKSLTAHPLRVGLAILAIMIGVASVIVMIGIGRGAEVDIRRKIEAMGTNLLVVNAAQSRAVKGQVGKLGIMTTLVLKDAEVISEECPSIKCVAPAHWKKIAAKYENISYSTRIVGTVPAIQEVKNTSAESGTFFDDDENRLMAPVAVIGPTVKEKLFPDRDPLGESIRIGKVLFQVIGVTAPKGVVSGDDEDDQIFVPLRTAMNKLMNVTYLSTIFVEATGFENVRDAEVEIRTILRERHRLHDGKDDDFTIQNQADVIEAQSATARTFSLLVGSIALISLVVGGVGILGVMLLSIRERVGEVGIRRAVGAKRSDILVQFLVESSFLGVAGGIAGILLGIVTSLSVRALSGMPVVLAAEHVALSLVFSVVTGLVFGVYPSWKAAGMDPIKALTSKT from the coding sequence GTGAAGCACTTTCGAGGCACCAAGATTGCTCTGAAATCCCTTACGGCACATCCGTTACGAGTGGGTCTGGCAATTTTAGCCATTATGATCGGAGTTGCCTCGGTCATTGTCATGATCGGAATCGGGAGAGGCGCTGAAGTCGATATTCGCCGCAAGATCGAAGCCATGGGCACCAATCTTCTGGTAGTAAATGCTGCCCAATCGCGAGCGGTAAAGGGTCAGGTCGGCAAACTGGGAATCATGACTACATTGGTCCTCAAGGACGCTGAAGTGATATCGGAAGAGTGTCCGTCGATCAAATGCGTTGCACCGGCTCACTGGAAAAAGATTGCCGCGAAATATGAAAATATTAGCTACAGCACGCGTATAGTCGGCACGGTGCCAGCTATTCAGGAAGTAAAGAATACATCAGCCGAATCCGGCACTTTTTTTGATGACGACGAGAACAGGCTGATGGCGCCGGTGGCTGTGATTGGTCCCACTGTAAAGGAAAAGCTTTTTCCGGATCGAGATCCCCTGGGAGAGTCGATCAGAATAGGGAAAGTGCTTTTCCAGGTCATTGGCGTGACGGCTCCAAAAGGGGTTGTCTCAGGAGATGACGAGGACGACCAGATATTTGTCCCTTTACGTACCGCTATGAATAAGCTCATGAATGTCACGTACCTGAGCACCATATTCGTGGAAGCCACAGGATTTGAGAACGTACGGGATGCCGAAGTCGAGATACGGACCATCCTGCGAGAGCGTCACAGACTTCATGATGGGAAGGACGATGATTTCACCATACAGAATCAAGCTGACGTTATAGAGGCTCAAAGTGCCACTGCCAGGACATTCAGTCTCCTCGTCGGGAGCATTGCGTTAATTTCTCTTGTGGTGGGAGGAGTAGGAATACTCGGTGTAATGCTCCTTTCAATAAGGGAGAGAGTCGGAGAAGTCGGAATTCGGCGAGCTGTCGGCGCCAAGCGAAGCGATATACTAGTTCAATTTTTAGTGGAATCATCTTTTCTGGGGGTAGCTGGAGGCATTGCGGGAATACTCTTGGGGATCGTCACTTCGCTCTCTGTTAGAGCGCTCTCTGGGATGCCAGTGGTTTTAGCTGCCGAACACGTCGCTCTTTCTCTTGTTTTTTCAGTCGTTACAGGGCTCGTTTTCGGTGTTTACCCATCCTGGAAAGCAGCCGGCATGGACCCCATCAAGGCACTGACGTCGAAGACCTAG
- a CDS encoding helix-turn-helix transcriptional regulator has translation MGLNSRSLRFKMSFLDLIEFSQEAGWVDPQEMGALGRYRASIQHEQMWGISDGYILRPGLTISYVDLYLAKDTELSLQLSEPAVAFGSLIEASGTRGIIDGKGITAEARISSRINMVSVVQGKEWILRLAGGQRHRMFRIQITKQIIRELIGEYDEMIAGPLRHILSSSSSAHDCLQENLTATGEYLAYQILQCPLEGVARRLFMESKALEMIAYELEEFSGNVSGAKVIRNLQETERLYRAKSILEAEFVNPPALFQLSRRIGLNDFKLKAGFREVFGNTVFGYVRQLRMEKARALLEGSDLSVTQIALEVGYNSFGHFAAAFRKSFGIPPSQYRRTRNCREMPLPWLPPRA, from the coding sequence ATGGGTTTGAACAGCCGAAGCTTGCGATTCAAGATGTCTTTCCTCGATCTGATCGAATTCAGCCAAGAAGCTGGGTGGGTAGATCCACAAGAAATGGGAGCATTGGGGAGATACCGCGCCTCGATACAGCATGAGCAAATGTGGGGAATTTCGGACGGATATATCCTCAGACCAGGTTTAACGATTTCTTATGTCGACCTGTACCTCGCTAAGGATACAGAATTATCACTGCAATTGAGTGAACCGGCCGTCGCGTTCGGCAGCCTTATCGAAGCTTCAGGAACCAGGGGCATAATAGACGGCAAAGGGATTACTGCAGAAGCGAGGATTAGCTCGCGGATTAATATGGTCAGTGTGGTCCAAGGCAAAGAATGGATTCTCAGGCTGGCCGGTGGTCAGAGACATCGGATGTTCAGGATTCAAATTACAAAACAGATCATACGGGAACTGATCGGAGAATATGACGAGATGATAGCTGGACCGCTTCGCCATATTCTGTCATCGTCCAGCTCTGCTCACGACTGCCTTCAAGAGAATCTTACAGCAACTGGAGAATATCTTGCCTATCAGATCCTCCAATGTCCGCTGGAAGGAGTGGCAAGACGACTCTTCATGGAAAGTAAAGCGTTGGAGATGATTGCTTACGAGTTGGAAGAGTTTTCCGGCAACGTTTCGGGTGCAAAAGTGATTCGCAATCTCCAGGAAACCGAGAGGCTCTATCGAGCCAAAAGCATACTCGAAGCTGAGTTCGTCAATCCCCCCGCTCTTTTCCAGCTTTCACGTCGGATAGGGCTGAACGATTTCAAGCTCAAGGCCGGATTTCGAGAAGTATTTGGTAACACTGTTTTCGGATATGTTCGTCAACTGCGTATGGAAAAGGCACGAGCACTCCTCGAAGGCAGCGATTTGAGCGTCACACAGATTGCGCTTGAAGTTGGCTACAATTCTTTTGGCCACTTTGCCGCCGCGTTTAGGAAATCGTTCGGAATTCCCCCCAGTCAGTACCGTCGAACCCGTAACTGCCGTGAAATGCCGTTGCCTTGGCTCCCGCCAAGAGCATGA
- a CDS encoding cache domain-containing protein gives MKFFTFGITFVLCVVCIGVVTADDAADVKALVEKGVVLVKENGRDAAIKVINNPKSQFVKGDVYLFAGSLDNVTMLAHPFAPQLLGVDLTALKDPKGNPFFVKFKQVAETSGSGWVEYTSVIAGTEGALKKAFIMRVPGEQMYIGGAYYPK, from the coding sequence ATGAAGTTCTTTACCTTTGGAATCACGTTCGTCTTGTGTGTTGTGTGCATTGGCGTTGTGACTGCTGACGATGCGGCAGACGTCAAGGCATTGGTGGAAAAAGGTGTGGTCCTTGTGAAAGAAAATGGGCGGGACGCTGCAATCAAAGTAATAAATAATCCTAAGAGCCAATTTGTCAAAGGCGACGTTTACCTTTTTGCCGGTTCCTTGGATAACGTTACCATGCTCGCACATCCATTCGCTCCGCAGCTTCTGGGAGTAGATCTGACCGCCCTTAAAGATCCCAAGGGTAATCCGTTTTTCGTCAAATTCAAACAGGTTGCCGAGACAAGTGGCTCAGGCTGGGTCGAATATACCTCTGTCATCGCCGGAACCGAGGGGGCGCTGAAGAAAGCATTCATCATGAGGGTGCCGGGGGAACAGATGTACATCGGAGGCGCGTATTACCCGAAGTAG
- a CDS encoding SUMF1/EgtB/PvdO family nonheme iron enzyme encodes MPIPGLSKMLVRTLVLFALLVFCTPMIVAGEPKPKADGSQDDTPVSPSKLYEAVSAYLDGYHKGTASSRKRNSGVQKRGTPTGPAEDTSHRDKFETEQRLAELRLQRHEWDFAALSLERALKNFVVSATADEKDQLQKLLQDTKRTSVNSAEQTTAPGEIINSLGMRMVAIRPGTFMMGSTPAEIRRIQNDWAVEESVIQSESPAHKVRITRPFLMGKYEVTVGQFKKFVSETGYRTVAEKQGWGWVYDDSKKHWTKKPGASWRTTGSQEWDDLPVTLVSHADAEAFCEWLSKREGRPYTLPTEAQWEYAARGGKQGDRFPWGNDYPDGRKLNVADRNARVPWADRTVDDGYGEIAPVGSYEPNGFWLYDMMGNVWEACSDYYDPKLYESRSSQSVFDPTGPATGKTKVVRGGNWAFDAGIARNAFRFGADRELCTDMSGFRVSALASAAELSQAKKTDENLLSNENFKLLLEKVKDMVAGGKRLEARRFVEDMTGYKNAKSNPDDPMFFVKNALTSLIDLASDKGTQSFKNSLNMNMVRIPAGSFVMGSSETDIAWAMTTLAQGQPISLENEFPFHKVRMSRPFYISATEVTVAQFKAFVDETGYVTDAEDEKGGQIFNSRTRRFEKKEGSSWKDPGWTITRDQPVVMISYNDAQAFVEWLAAKEKLPYKLPTEAQWEYAARGGLPMSVFPWGDQLPDGQRANYADKSTDYEWRDRTADDGHKFVSPVGSYEPNGYGLYDMAGNALEWVRDYYGEDYYRFSPEIDPEGPGHGEFRTMKGGEWTFGAVNLRCAFRGWARPESSFQNSGFRVAIELANPVRPFHFSSDFLTKEWVPGQDQRAAATAVAKEKERSKQPARITVTEKPKPSPEPGVKGLLVLNFSPKSDARKSGLSKGDVIIEYDGARDLTVDRFLAMTAITKRERTRPLLVFVRDGYEYSIRANPGFLGISVMDTVIRGPFKQPESRPEPSTEPDRDKKSKPADWT; translated from the coding sequence ATGCCGATACCGGGCCTCAGCAAAATGCTCGTGCGCACGTTAGTACTATTTGCGCTTCTTGTTTTCTGCACACCAATGATAGTAGCCGGCGAACCGAAGCCGAAGGCAGACGGTAGCCAAGACGATACTCCGGTTAGTCCTTCAAAATTGTATGAAGCAGTGTCGGCATACCTGGACGGCTATCATAAAGGAACAGCTTCTTCCAGAAAGCGTAATTCCGGAGTTCAGAAACGGGGGACACCGACCGGTCCTGCAGAGGACACGTCCCATCGCGACAAATTCGAGACAGAGCAGAGGCTCGCCGAACTGCGGCTCCAAAGACATGAATGGGATTTTGCCGCTCTCTCCCTGGAACGAGCTCTGAAGAATTTTGTCGTTTCCGCTACTGCGGATGAAAAAGATCAGCTCCAAAAACTCTTGCAAGATACAAAACGTACCTCAGTCAACAGTGCCGAACAAACCACCGCACCGGGTGAAATCATAAACTCTCTGGGAATGCGAATGGTGGCGATCCGTCCCGGCACATTCATGATGGGAAGCACACCCGCGGAAATCCGCAGAATACAGAACGATTGGGCTGTGGAGGAAAGTGTCATTCAGTCGGAAAGCCCTGCTCATAAGGTTCGGATTACGAGACCGTTTCTCATGGGAAAGTACGAGGTCACGGTCGGTCAGTTCAAGAAATTCGTGAGCGAAACCGGGTATAGGACCGTTGCCGAAAAGCAGGGCTGGGGCTGGGTATACGACGATTCAAAAAAGCATTGGACGAAAAAACCCGGAGCCTCCTGGCGCACTACCGGATCTCAGGAATGGGACGATCTTCCGGTGACTCTCGTCTCGCATGCGGATGCTGAAGCATTTTGCGAATGGCTCAGCAAGCGGGAAGGGCGTCCCTATACTCTGCCTACTGAAGCTCAATGGGAATATGCCGCCAGAGGCGGGAAGCAAGGGGACCGTTTCCCCTGGGGAAACGATTACCCTGATGGCAGAAAACTTAATGTCGCAGATCGGAATGCTCGGGTACCCTGGGCCGATCGGACAGTAGACGACGGATATGGTGAAATTGCCCCTGTCGGGAGTTACGAACCCAATGGATTCTGGCTGTATGACATGATGGGGAACGTCTGGGAAGCATGCTCGGATTATTACGATCCAAAACTCTACGAAAGCCGCTCCAGCCAGAGCGTCTTCGATCCGACAGGTCCGGCGACAGGTAAAACGAAAGTTGTCCGGGGTGGAAACTGGGCTTTTGATGCAGGCATTGCACGAAACGCATTCCGGTTCGGAGCGGACCGGGAACTTTGTACCGATATGTCAGGCTTTCGAGTGAGCGCCTTAGCTTCTGCAGCAGAGCTGTCCCAGGCCAAAAAGACAGATGAAAACCTTTTGAGCAACGAGAATTTTAAGCTTTTGCTTGAAAAAGTGAAAGACATGGTGGCGGGTGGAAAACGATTGGAAGCCCGGCGATTCGTAGAAGACATGACCGGCTACAAGAATGCGAAATCCAACCCGGACGATCCGATGTTTTTTGTTAAGAATGCTCTTACCTCTCTCATCGACCTCGCTTCGGACAAGGGCACTCAGTCATTCAAGAATTCCCTGAACATGAATATGGTCAGGATACCTGCTGGAAGCTTTGTCATGGGAAGCTCCGAGACCGATATTGCTTGGGCAATGACTACTCTGGCACAAGGACAGCCTATTTCTCTGGAAAACGAGTTCCCCTTTCATAAGGTGCGAATGTCCAGGCCTTTCTACATATCTGCGACAGAAGTGACCGTTGCTCAATTCAAGGCATTTGTGGACGAAACCGGGTACGTCACCGACGCGGAGGATGAAAAAGGCGGGCAGATCTTTAATTCCAGAACCAGGAGGTTCGAAAAGAAGGAAGGATCGTCCTGGAAAGACCCTGGTTGGACGATTACGCGGGATCAACCGGTGGTGATGATCTCGTATAATGATGCTCAGGCGTTCGTGGAATGGCTCGCAGCAAAGGAAAAGCTCCCCTACAAGCTGCCTACGGAAGCACAATGGGAATATGCAGCCAGAGGCGGGCTCCCCATGTCGGTGTTTCCCTGGGGCGACCAGTTGCCCGACGGCCAGCGAGCCAATTATGCCGACAAGAGCACGGATTATGAATGGCGAGACCGTACGGCAGATGACGGGCACAAGTTTGTTTCTCCTGTGGGGAGCTATGAACCGAACGGATACGGCCTGTACGACATGGCGGGTAACGCCCTGGAGTGGGTCAGAGACTATTACGGTGAAGACTATTACCGGTTCAGTCCTGAAATCGATCCTGAAGGCCCCGGGCACGGTGAATTCCGCACGATGAAGGGTGGTGAATGGACCTTTGGCGCCGTGAATCTCAGATGCGCATTCCGGGGTTGGGCAAGACCTGAATCTTCTTTTCAAAACAGCGGGTTCAGAGTTGCCATTGAATTGGCCAACCCGGTGCGGCCATTCCATTTTTCCAGTGACTTCTTGACCAAGGAATGGGTTCCGGGTCAGGACCAGAGAGCGGCAGCAACAGCAGTAGCCAAAGAAAAAGAACGAAGCAAACAACCTGCTCGGATTACTGTAACGGAGAAGCCGAAACCTTCTCCGGAACCGGGAGTTAAGGGACTCCTGGTGCTTAACTTCTCACCAAAGTCTGATGCCAGGAAATCCGGGCTCTCCAAAGGGGACGTGATCATAGAATACGACGGGGCACGAGACCTTACTGTAGACAGATTTCTGGCTATGACAGCGATAACAAAAAGAGAGAGAACCAGACCTCTGCTTGTTTTCGTGCGAGACGGATACGAGTACTCAATCCGTGCAAATCCGGGATTCTTGGGGATTTCCGTTATGGATACCGTGATAAGAGGACCTTTTAAACAGCCCGAATCTCGACCCGAACCCTCGACTGAGCCCGATAGGGACAAGAAATCGAAACCTGCGGATTGGACCTGA
- a CDS encoding efflux RND transporter periplasmic adaptor subunit, whose protein sequence is MKRKTIIVLVAAVAVALTLVAFYANSGIQSPKQEEKFRIAKVVRRDLGASVQATGIVKAMVGAEVKVGARTPGKVVNLPINVGDRVEQGQVIATIEQDDLIARVRLQEAILAEVKAEHSRLAKDFERDKQLHETKSISVQRYDLTEALHEIARARVLKAQAELDVAKAQLSYATVVAPIKGTVASVNTVQGETVTTGLTAPTFIKIIDLDRLEVLAYVDENDVGNVKVGQEASFTVAAHPSTDFKGRITSIYPSATIQDNVVYYLTSVSVDNREGKLMPDMTANVSIFLDRRKGVLTVPNQTVQREGSKKYVYVLHNETSEKRYVSTGWKDSSYTEILDGLKDGETVTIGDPGRK, encoded by the coding sequence ATGAAACGCAAGACAATAATAGTTCTTGTAGCGGCTGTTGCAGTAGCGCTCACACTTGTAGCCTTCTATGCGAACAGCGGAATCCAATCGCCAAAGCAAGAAGAGAAGTTTCGCATCGCAAAGGTTGTGCGGCGCGATCTCGGTGCCTCTGTACAAGCCACAGGCATAGTCAAGGCAATGGTGGGTGCTGAGGTAAAAGTTGGGGCGAGAACTCCGGGCAAAGTGGTCAACTTACCTATTAACGTGGGAGACCGTGTCGAGCAAGGTCAAGTGATAGCGACCATCGAACAAGACGATCTAATCGCACGGGTCCGGCTTCAAGAAGCCATCCTCGCAGAGGTCAAGGCCGAACATTCGAGACTGGCCAAAGATTTTGAGCGAGATAAGCAGCTTCATGAAACGAAATCCATATCCGTTCAGAGATATGACTTGACCGAGGCTCTTCACGAGATAGCAAGGGCAAGAGTGCTCAAAGCTCAAGCAGAGCTGGATGTCGCAAAGGCTCAGCTTTCGTATGCCACTGTAGTTGCTCCCATCAAGGGAACAGTTGCCTCAGTGAATACAGTTCAGGGTGAGACAGTCACCACAGGGCTGACTGCTCCCACGTTCATCAAGATCATCGACTTGGATCGCCTGGAGGTGCTTGCTTACGTTGACGAGAACGATGTCGGTAATGTGAAAGTGGGACAGGAAGCCTCCTTTACTGTAGCTGCTCATCCCTCAACGGACTTCAAGGGTCGGATAACGTCAATATATCCGTCCGCAACCATTCAGGATAACGTGGTTTACTATTTGACTTCCGTGAGCGTTGACAACCGCGAAGGCAAGCTCATGCCTGATATGACAGCAAATGTGTCGATCTTTCTTGATCGGCGCAAAGGGGTGTTGACTGTTCCCAATCAGACCGTTCAGCGAGAGGGAAGCAAGAAATACGTTTATGTCCTGCACAATGAAACTTCGGAAAAGCGCTATGTGAGCACCGGATGGAAAGATTCTTCATACACGGAGATACTCGACGGATTGAAAGATGGAGAAACAGTGACCATAGGCGATCCCGGCCGCAAATGA